In Nocardia sp. NBC_00403, one DNA window encodes the following:
- a CDS encoding VOC family protein, with product MTAASTWGIKTVLYPVSDLATAKRVYTALLGLPPQTDGTYYVGFETEGQHIGLVPGGGPQGMTAPVAYWHVSDIEAKLAEVTAAGATVKEPVRDVGKGRRVATVIDLDGNVLGLLQDR from the coding sequence ATGACTGCCGCTTCCACCTGGGGAATCAAGACCGTGCTGTATCCCGTTTCCGACCTGGCGACGGCCAAGAGGGTGTACACCGCCCTGCTCGGCCTACCACCGCAGACCGACGGAACCTACTACGTCGGCTTCGAGACCGAAGGCCAGCACATCGGGCTGGTGCCGGGCGGTGGACCGCAGGGCATGACCGCACCGGTGGCGTACTGGCACGTGTCCGACATCGAGGCGAAGCTGGCCGAGGTAACCGCTGCGGGCGCCACCGTGAAAGAGCCCGTACGCGACGTCGGTAAGGGCCGTCGGGTGGCCACCGTCATCGATCTCGATGGCAATGTCCTAGGGCTGCTTCAGGACCGGTGA
- a CDS encoding LuxR C-terminal-related transcriptional regulator: MSTQLCPRDGKKPVREDGQVSQQKVAAGISDREAEVLTLVGEHCSNAEIGAQLFISVRTVETHVSSLLRKVGVPDRRALAARAVKLARAERTSETMVALPSPLTSFVGRAQERIALREAVSTHRHVTALGPGGVGKTRLALAVAADLAGDFADGVWFVDLVPVTDPAMVGSAVASALGLGEQQGRSLDDSVLTALADRQVLLVLDNCEHLLDGAVPFIERLLARCTRVTVLATSRARLMVPFEQVYPVPPLSLDGDAAAADAIALFLERAAALGWPVDPGQLDRVDEVCQRLDGLALAIELAAARLPTLGLDGLTASLADPLRLLVGGRRADERHQSVRAMLDWSQALLTTSDRCLLRRISVLVSPFTAADAAEVAGYPPLEPNAVADGLARLAEQSLLTAVASSGGTRYRALQTIRQYETEQLIAHSELREMLARHLRWCSTAAAALAEESLPASGDWRKRFEAAVDDIRAALAWAAEQSDHRADAHDLALALAQLTFTRNLVGESQQRYEQAASLTDDPVVAASALRNAAVVAGCRMRGEDMYRLYRAAADTARSAGDTARAARDLATAAITVYRMADTFSQSPPSGEAAALLSQARELAGDDPAAEAAVALAECGVLVDAVDSNHGVPEAIALAERAVDLADRTGDPLAHSAALDALAAAQCWAGDPFATAATTHRRVELLAAVPMTPASALERVNALSEASETCIGAGDLAGARRWGEQLRDLPLLAERGDFATSRLLVADALAGNVDNVLAGSRRFIDAWELSGRLHAPNLATAAAAVALVHGLRGDDAARAEWLAIVDELGVTPEQKAAYSAVFDAIVLLHHGQADRALAALSAEPDEMDEQVIWVWRHWYFALRAEAAALAGHPDARGYLATARTVVAGNPIAGAIVDRATALLDNDPARLLTTAAAFETACCPYQQARTLTLNGGDSAAADNAARTDQA; encoded by the coding sequence ATGAGCACGCAGCTATGCCCGCGCGACGGGAAGAAACCGGTGCGCGAAGATGGGCAAGTGTCACAGCAGAAGGTTGCCGCCGGAATCTCCGACCGGGAGGCCGAGGTCCTGACCCTGGTCGGGGAACATTGCAGCAATGCCGAGATCGGCGCGCAACTGTTCATCTCGGTGCGCACCGTGGAGACCCATGTGTCCTCGCTGCTGCGCAAGGTCGGTGTCCCCGACAGGCGGGCGCTCGCTGCCCGCGCGGTCAAGCTCGCCCGCGCGGAGCGGACGAGCGAGACGATGGTCGCCCTTCCCTCGCCGTTGACGTCGTTCGTCGGCCGAGCCCAGGAGCGCATCGCACTGCGCGAGGCTGTTTCCACGCACCGTCACGTGACCGCCCTCGGTCCCGGCGGGGTCGGCAAGACCCGACTGGCGTTGGCCGTCGCTGCGGACCTGGCCGGTGATTTCGCGGACGGCGTCTGGTTCGTGGACCTCGTGCCGGTCACGGATCCGGCGATGGTCGGATCCGCGGTGGCCAGTGCTCTCGGCCTCGGTGAGCAACAGGGCCGCAGCCTCGACGATTCGGTGCTGACCGCCCTCGCCGATCGCCAGGTCCTGCTTGTGCTCGACAACTGCGAGCACCTCCTCGACGGCGCGGTGCCCTTCATCGAGCGTCTGCTCGCTCGCTGCACGCGCGTGACCGTACTGGCCACCAGCCGGGCCCGGCTCATGGTGCCCTTCGAGCAGGTCTATCCGGTTCCCCCGCTGTCCCTCGACGGCGACGCCGCCGCAGCGGACGCCATTGCGCTGTTCTTGGAACGAGCCGCTGCCCTGGGCTGGCCCGTAGATCCGGGGCAATTGGACCGGGTCGATGAGGTCTGCCAGCGGCTCGACGGGCTCGCTCTGGCGATCGAGCTTGCGGCCGCCCGCCTGCCCACGCTCGGTCTCGACGGTCTCACCGCGAGCCTCGCCGATCCGCTGCGGCTGTTGGTCGGTGGACGTCGTGCCGACGAGCGGCACCAGTCTGTGCGGGCCATGCTCGACTGGAGCCAGGCCCTGCTCACCACCTCGGACCGGTGCCTGCTCCGGCGCATCTCGGTCCTCGTCTCGCCCTTCACCGCCGCCGACGCTGCCGAGGTGGCCGGATATCCACCGCTGGAGCCGAACGCGGTCGCGGATGGCCTGGCTCGGCTCGCCGAGCAGAGCCTGCTGACCGCCGTGGCTTCCTCGGGCGGCACTCGCTACCGAGCCTTGCAGACAATCCGCCAGTACGAGACCGAGCAACTCATCGCGCACAGTGAGCTCCGCGAAATGCTTGCGCGCCACCTGCGCTGGTGCTCGACGGCCGCCGCCGCGTTGGCCGAGGAATCCCTGCCCGCCAGCGGCGACTGGCGCAAGAGGTTCGAGGCCGCGGTCGACGACATCCGGGCAGCCCTGGCCTGGGCGGCGGAACAGTCCGATCACCGTGCCGACGCGCACGACCTGGCACTGGCCCTGGCTCAGCTGACCTTCACCCGGAATCTGGTCGGCGAGTCTCAGCAGCGGTACGAACAGGCGGCGTCGCTCACCGACGACCCGGTCGTCGCGGCATCAGCGCTTCGGAACGCCGCGGTGGTGGCCGGTTGTCGAATGCGCGGCGAGGACATGTACCGCTTGTACCGCGCCGCCGCGGACACCGCGCGTAGTGCCGGAGATACGGCCCGCGCCGCTCGCGACCTGGCCACGGCCGCAATCACCGTCTATCGGATGGCCGACACATTCTCCCAGTCGCCGCCCTCGGGCGAGGCCGCGGCGCTGCTGTCGCAGGCACGCGAGCTGGCCGGCGACGACCCGGCCGCCGAGGCCGCGGTAGCCCTGGCCGAGTGCGGTGTTCTCGTCGACGCTGTCGACTCGAATCACGGTGTGCCCGAGGCGATCGCGCTCGCCGAGCGGGCAGTCGACCTGGCCGACCGGACCGGCGATCCACTGGCCCACAGTGCGGCCCTCGACGCGCTCGCCGCGGCTCAGTGCTGGGCAGGAGATCCCTTCGCCACCGCGGCAACAACCCATCGGCGAGTCGAGCTGCTCGCTGCGGTTCCGATGACACCGGCCAGCGCGCTCGAGCGGGTCAACGCGCTCTCCGAGGCGTCCGAGACCTGCATCGGAGCGGGTGATTTGGCGGGGGCTCGCCGGTGGGGTGAGCAGCTTCGCGACCTGCCGTTGCTGGCCGAACGGGGTGACTTCGCGACATCGCGGCTGCTGGTGGCGGATGCGCTGGCGGGCAATGTCGACAACGTGCTCGCCGGCAGCAGACGGTTCATCGACGCGTGGGAGCTCTCCGGACGCCTGCACGCGCCCAACCTCGCCACGGCAGCGGCCGCGGTGGCGCTGGTCCACGGCCTGCGCGGTGACGACGCGGCGCGAGCCGAGTGGCTGGCCATCGTCGACGAACTCGGTGTGACACCCGAGCAGAAGGCTGCCTACAGCGCCGTGTTCGACGCTATTGTCCTGCTTCACCACGGACAGGCCGACCGAGCCTTGGCAGCACTATCGGCCGAGCCCGACGAGATGGACGAGCAGGTCATCTGGGTGTGGCGGCATTGGTACTTCGCACTGCGTGCCGAAGCCGCGGCGCTCGCCGGTCATCCGGATGCCCGTGGCTACCTCGCCACGGCTCGAACCGTGGTGGCCGGTAACCCGATCGCCGGCGCGATCGTCGACCGAGCCACGGCTCTGCTCGACAACGACCCCGCACGCCTACTCACCACCGCAGCTGCCTTCGAAACAGCCTGCTGCCCCTATCAACAAGCCCGTACGCTGACTCTCAACGGCGGCGACTCCGCGGCAGCCGACAACGCCGCCCGTACCGACCAGGCCTAA
- a CDS encoding iron chaperone gives MNAQKSTTRTTAKSKTSVGFTEEERAAMKEHAQELKTAARRGSRASKADGETDVLAKIAEMAESDRVLAERVHAIVKASAPDLSPKLWYGMPSYARDGKVVCFFQSAEKFKARYATFGFNDTANLDDGTMWPTAFALTTLSAADEARLGELVKKAAG, from the coding sequence ATGAATGCTCAGAAGTCCACCACCCGCACAACCGCGAAAAGCAAGACTTCCGTGGGTTTCACGGAGGAGGAGCGTGCCGCGATGAAGGAGCACGCCCAGGAGTTGAAGACGGCCGCGCGCCGCGGCTCGCGGGCATCGAAGGCGGACGGGGAGACCGACGTGCTCGCGAAGATCGCCGAGATGGCGGAATCCGATCGTGTCCTGGCCGAGCGGGTCCATGCCATCGTCAAAGCCAGCGCACCGGACTTGTCGCCCAAGCTCTGGTACGGGATGCCCTCGTATGCCAGGGACGGCAAGGTGGTGTGCTTCTTCCAGAGCGCGGAGAAGTTCAAAGCGCGGTACGCGACGTTCGGGTTCAACGACACCGCGAACCTCGACGACGGCACCATGTGGCCGACCGCTTTCGCGTTGACGACATTGAGTGCCGCCGACGAGGCAAGGCTCGGCGAGCTCGTCAAAAAAGCGGCGGGCTGA
- a CDS encoding malic enzyme-like NAD(P)-binding protein, translated as MVLGGKLITLLFECVNPQTAEFAGRAPLTEHRIVLLGGSTAGFGIADQLRGVVTVDGHGRDQARSRFWCIDRYGPLTEGMPGFRGLPGPLRSPCRRGSRMGLVRNRIRRRPGRGSTRVQPTVLIGTATEHGAFPEAIVRDMPLPRDVLPTVPPGRTGSPPEFVVCRLFKGNRRELR; from the coding sequence ATGGTGCTCGGCGGCAAGCTCATCACGCTGCTGTTCGAGTGCGTCAACCCCCAAACTGCGGAATTCGCCGGCCGTGCCCCGCTGACCGAGCATCGGATCGTCTTGCTCGGTGGGAGCACAGCCGGCTTCGGCATCGCCGACCAACTCCGCGGCGTCGTGACCGTCGATGGGCACGGCCGCGACCAGGCGCGGTCGCGATTCTGGTGCATAGACCGCTACGGCCCGCTCACCGAGGGCATGCCCGGGTTCCGTGGACTTCCAGGTCCCCTACGCTCGCCCTGTCGCCGAGGTTCGCGAATGGGATTAGTGCGAAACAGAATCCGTCGTCGGCCTGGCCGAGGTAGCACTCGCGTGCAGCCGACGGTTCTCATCGGCACCGCCACCGAGCATGGCGCATTCCCCGAGGCGATCGTGCGGGACATGCCCTTACCGAGGGACGTTTTACCGACCGTGCCGCCGGGAAGGACAGGATCGCCGCCGGAATTTGTCGTGTGCCGGCTCTTCAAAGGAAATCGGAGAGAACTTCGTTGA
- a CDS encoding class I SAM-dependent methyltransferase, which produces MAETAELITNVSDTARWVAAYRAAESARPDALFHDPLADRVAGERGRAIAGHTPRLMLNGWNLVTRTKLIDDLILKTIAQGCDLVINMAAGMDTRPYRLDLPSEFPWIEADLPELVAEKNKLLAGESPRCALSRTAVDLADPEARRQFLDEALAGAQRALVLTEGLIYYLSDDDVIGLAAALARPEIAWWALDVNNQAIVKRMGKATTELLANAPWQFGPVDPLGFFADLGWTADEVEHLASAAHRFNRLPWFMKPLTLFPQPDPRKPIENSWRPWGAVVRLEHTPSSL; this is translated from the coding sequence GTGGCCGAAACCGCTGAACTCATTACCAACGTTTCCGACACCGCCCGCTGGGTGGCCGCCTACCGGGCCGCCGAATCCGCGCGCCCCGATGCCCTCTTCCACGATCCCCTCGCCGACCGAGTCGCCGGGGAGCGGGGCCGCGCCATAGCCGGCCACACACCACGCTTGATGCTCAATGGCTGGAACCTGGTCACCCGGACCAAACTCATCGACGACCTGATCCTGAAGACCATCGCGCAGGGCTGCGATCTGGTGATCAATATGGCCGCGGGGATGGATACGCGCCCGTATCGGCTGGATCTGCCCTCCGAATTCCCTTGGATAGAGGCCGATCTCCCCGAATTGGTCGCCGAGAAGAACAAGCTGCTGGCCGGGGAGTCGCCACGCTGCGCGCTCAGCCGCACGGCGGTGGATCTCGCCGATCCCGAGGCGCGGCGGCAGTTCCTGGACGAGGCCCTCGCGGGTGCGCAGCGGGCGCTTGTGCTCACCGAGGGGCTGATCTACTACCTCAGCGACGACGATGTCATCGGCTTGGCCGCCGCGCTCGCTCGTCCTGAAATCGCTTGGTGGGCACTGGATGTCAATAACCAGGCCATTGTGAAGCGAATGGGTAAAGCCACTACCGAACTGCTGGCCAACGCCCCCTGGCAGTTCGGTCCGGTCGATCCGCTGGGCTTCTTCGCCGACCTCGGCTGGACGGCTGATGAGGTGGAACATCTGGCCTCGGCGGCACACCGGTTCAACCGCCTGCCCTGGTTCATGAAGCCGCTCACGCTCTTCCCACAGCCAGATCCCCGCAAGCCGATCGAAAATTCGTGGAGGCCTTGGGGTGCGGTGGTGCGGCTCGAGCACACACCGTCGAGCCTCTAG
- a CDS encoding thioesterase II family protein encodes MAECVGAEYEVLAVQYPGRQDRRREPLVGNISDLVDGLLPELIEAVGGAQDFSLFGHSMGSVVAFEACRRLEHELGATARVLFASGRRAPSVTLPELRMHLLSDRELGEHLLRFGGTPRALLEDPEFRELILSIVRNDYRAIETYQCSTDAMVSNPIVAIVGDRDPDASLAEIEVWGSHTSGNFFAKSFPGGHFFIDSNCGPIGQLIRDHCARALSS; translated from the coding sequence TTGGCCGAATGCGTGGGGGCAGAATATGAGGTTCTCGCTGTTCAGTATCCGGGGCGACAGGATAGAAGACGTGAACCGCTCGTGGGGAATATCTCCGACCTCGTCGATGGCCTGCTGCCCGAGCTGATAGAAGCAGTCGGGGGTGCCCAGGATTTCTCCTTGTTCGGCCACAGTATGGGATCTGTCGTAGCTTTCGAGGCATGCAGGCGGCTCGAGCACGAATTGGGAGCGACCGCGAGGGTCCTGTTCGCCTCCGGTCGCCGCGCGCCTTCTGTCACGCTCCCTGAGCTGCGAATGCACCTGCTGAGCGATCGAGAACTCGGCGAGCACCTACTGCGGTTCGGCGGTACACCACGGGCTTTGCTCGAGGATCCCGAATTTCGAGAGCTGATCCTGTCGATCGTCAGGAACGACTACCGGGCCATCGAGACCTACCAGTGCAGTACGGACGCGATGGTCAGCAACCCTATCGTCGCGATTGTCGGCGATCGTGACCCCGATGCAAGTCTCGCGGAAATCGAGGTATGGGGCTCGCACACCTCTGGAAACTTCTTTGCGAAATCATTTCCAGGCGGTCATTTCTTCATCGATTCGAATTGCGGACCGATAGGCCAGCTGATCCGCGATCATTGCGCTCGCGCGCTGTCGAGCTAG
- a CDS encoding FAD-dependent monooxygenase: MTDIDVIIVGAGPSGLMLAGELRLAGVRSLVLERQPEPRDTPKASGIGGRILDLLRYRGILDRFEAASSDPNVPPRFPFGNVYLDLTQLVDPPMRALPLPQREIERLLDERARELGAEVRRGHEVVGVSQDDATVTADVRGPDGPYQVTARYLVGCDGGRSRVRDMAGIPFPGITYPEVNRLAQVAVHDSVTVLDNGDIDVPGLGAIHAGFTRTDRGVFAFAVMDGMLSMQTTEDESTEYDDDEPLTMTELADSARRVLGADLPLGEPIRLSRYTFKDRQVGRYRDGRIMLAGDAAHLLPATGTALNVGMLDAVNLAWKLGADIHGWAPAGLLDTYHDERHFAGARALKQTRAQVALRRGQDLAAEALREVFQELLLDEPALRRMGALVGHADIRYPMPGSNHHALTGNFAPDLTLHTDQGVTSVAELMHTARPVLLDLADRPELREIAGEWQHRIEIRTAKTDDRPADAVLIRPDAHIAWAATIDEPADTAALALREALSGWFGAP; this comes from the coding sequence GTGACGGACATCGACGTAATCATCGTGGGCGCGGGCCCGAGTGGCCTGATGCTGGCCGGTGAGCTACGCCTGGCCGGAGTGCGATCGCTGGTACTGGAGCGGCAGCCGGAGCCGCGAGACACCCCGAAGGCCAGCGGTATCGGCGGGCGGATTCTGGACTTGCTGCGCTACCGAGGCATTTTGGACCGATTCGAAGCGGCCAGCAGTGACCCCAACGTGCCTCCCCGATTCCCGTTCGGCAATGTGTATTTGGACCTCACACAACTGGTAGATCCCCCGATGCGGGCGTTGCCGTTGCCACAGCGGGAAATCGAGCGACTGCTCGACGAGCGCGCCCGCGAACTCGGCGCCGAGGTCCGTCGCGGACACGAGGTGGTCGGCGTGAGCCAGGACGATGCCACGGTGACCGCGGACGTGCGGGGGCCGGACGGGCCGTATCAGGTGACCGCCCGATACCTGGTGGGCTGCGACGGCGGGCGCAGCCGGGTCCGCGATATGGCAGGCATCCCGTTCCCTGGCATCACATATCCGGAGGTCAACCGGCTGGCCCAGGTCGCCGTGCACGATTCGGTGACCGTGCTCGACAACGGCGACATCGACGTCCCCGGGCTGGGCGCGATCCATGCGGGTTTCACCCGAACAGACCGCGGTGTGTTCGCGTTCGCGGTCATGGACGGGATGCTGTCGATGCAGACCACCGAAGACGAGTCCACCGAATACGACGACGACGAGCCGCTGACCATGACCGAGCTCGCAGACAGTGCTCGCCGCGTGCTCGGCGCGGATCTCCCCTTGGGAGAACCGATTCGGCTGTCGCGCTACACCTTCAAGGATCGGCAGGTCGGACGATACCGCGATGGGCGGATCATGCTGGCCGGCGATGCGGCCCACCTGCTGCCCGCCACCGGCACGGCGCTCAATGTTGGCATGCTCGACGCGGTCAACCTTGCCTGGAAGCTGGGTGCCGATATCCACGGCTGGGCGCCTGCCGGCCTGCTGGACACGTATCACGACGAGCGTCACTTCGCCGGCGCACGTGCACTGAAGCAGACCCGGGCCCAGGTGGCACTGCGGCGCGGACAGGACCTGGCCGCTGAGGCACTGCGGGAAGTCTTCCAGGAACTGCTTCTCGACGAGCCGGCATTGCGTCGCATGGGAGCCCTTGTCGGCCACGCTGACATCCGCTATCCGATGCCGGGCTCCAATCACCATGCCTTGACCGGTAACTTCGCACCCGACCTCACTCTGCACACCGACCAGGGCGTCACCAGCGTCGCGGAACTCATGCACACCGCACGGCCCGTCCTCCTCGACCTCGCCGATCGCCCTGAGCTCCGCGAGATCGCCGGAGAATGGCAGCATCGGATCGAAATCCGCACCGCGAAAACCGATGACCGACCGGCCGACGCCGTTCTGATCCGCCCGGATGCCCACATCGCCTGGGCCGCAACGATCGACGAACCTGCCGACACCGCCGCGCTCGCGCTGCGGGAAGCGCTCTCCGGCTGGTTCGGCGCACCCTGA
- a CDS encoding class I SAM-dependent methyltransferase, with amino-acid sequence MSELSGTLADDPFGDRHPTSHERLAGLSWDASYHDGPAPWDIGRPQPAIERVASDGGFAGAVLDAGCGTGENALHVASLGLSVLGVDVAETALAIAREKAQDRGIEVEFAAADAFGLERLGRRFETVLDCGLFHTFDGDERPGYVAGLASVTEHNGTLYVLCFSDDGPDTGPHPVGRDELRAAFNPGNGWNVAAIEPDRIHTRFHDDGAPAWFATIKRI; translated from the coding sequence TTGTCGGAGCTATCAGGAACCCTTGCTGACGATCCGTTCGGTGATCGGCACCCAACCAGTCACGAGCGGCTGGCGGGACTGTCCTGGGATGCGTCGTACCACGACGGTCCTGCGCCTTGGGATATCGGTCGGCCGCAGCCGGCAATAGAGCGGGTGGCATCCGACGGCGGATTCGCCGGAGCGGTGCTCGATGCGGGCTGCGGGACCGGCGAGAACGCTCTGCACGTCGCCTCGCTGGGATTGTCGGTGCTGGGCGTCGATGTGGCCGAGACGGCACTGGCGATCGCCCGGGAGAAGGCGCAGGACCGTGGGATCGAGGTCGAGTTCGCTGCGGCTGACGCGTTCGGGCTGGAGCGATTGGGGCGCAGGTTCGAAACGGTGCTGGATTGTGGACTGTTCCACACCTTCGACGGCGACGAGCGACCCGGATACGTGGCGGGCCTGGCGTCGGTGACCGAGCACAACGGAACCCTGTATGTGTTGTGCTTCAGTGACGATGGTCCCGATACCGGCCCGCACCCCGTCGGTCGGGACGAGCTGAGGGCGGCGTTCAACCCCGGCAATGGATGGAATGTCGCCGCAATCGAACCCGACCGGATTCACACGAGATTCCACGACGACGGCGCACCGGCCTGGTTCGCGACAATCAAACGGATCTAG
- a CDS encoding GAF domain-containing protein — MTRQTHVMRADVRASWDRAQRRGLHPDRHLPEVGLAADEVRTWRRDHQMASVWPILFASLESAAFEPGHVLFGGDADGHLLWVQGDSTTRRVAERANLVPGARWHEAEAGTNGVGTALALSRPFQVRGTEHYLSVAADFTCTAAPIRDPVSGAVIGVVDVTCKLRNMNSLALPLVTTAARLAEAHLRDLARQRHAEILTRYRDRVLNRVGGHCALISQEGRLLDAAPSSWLPAIWPVPVIEGETELPDGRRVVVERLSLGGPFSVYALPDHAAGRPAPHVTSLGRNRAELWMDGVVHELSLRHSELVVLLLANPDGLTAAALAEELYGNAGKTVTVRAELARLRRIVGYRLSSDPYRLDSRIRTDFQQLEADVAKGSVGDLRSRYPGPLLPGSQAPGVRRIRQRLHNRLMPDRPAN, encoded by the coding sequence GTGACAAGGCAGACGCATGTGATGCGTGCAGACGTGCGCGCCTCATGGGATCGTGCACAACGTCGAGGTCTGCATCCGGACCGGCATCTGCCCGAGGTCGGTTTGGCCGCAGACGAGGTCCGGACCTGGCGCAGGGACCATCAGATGGCTTCGGTATGGCCGATACTGTTCGCGAGCCTGGAGAGTGCGGCGTTCGAGCCGGGGCACGTGTTGTTCGGTGGCGACGCCGACGGCCATCTGCTGTGGGTCCAGGGTGATTCCACGACTCGCCGGGTGGCGGAACGAGCAAACCTTGTCCCAGGAGCACGATGGCACGAAGCCGAAGCCGGTACCAATGGTGTCGGCACGGCCCTGGCCCTCAGCAGACCTTTCCAAGTCCGCGGAACCGAGCACTACCTGTCGGTTGCCGCGGACTTCACCTGCACCGCGGCACCCATCAGAGACCCGGTCAGTGGTGCGGTGATCGGTGTCGTCGACGTCACCTGCAAGCTCCGCAACATGAATTCGCTTGCGCTGCCGCTGGTTACCACGGCAGCGCGACTCGCGGAGGCGCATCTGCGTGATCTCGCCCGGCAACGTCATGCCGAGATACTCACCCGCTACCGCGACCGCGTCCTCAATCGTGTCGGCGGCCACTGTGCTTTGATCTCGCAAGAGGGGCGGTTGTTGGATGCCGCTCCGTCGAGTTGGCTGCCTGCTATCTGGCCCGTACCGGTGATAGAGGGCGAAACCGAATTACCCGATGGACGTAGGGTCGTTGTCGAACGACTCTCGCTGGGCGGACCGTTCTCCGTCTACGCCCTGCCGGACCACGCTGCCGGCCGACCAGCCCCACACGTGACCTCGCTGGGCCGTAACCGCGCCGAACTGTGGATGGATGGGGTCGTCCATGAGCTCAGTCTCCGGCACAGCGAGCTGGTGGTGCTCCTGCTCGCCAACCCTGATGGATTGACTGCGGCGGCATTGGCCGAAGAGCTGTACGGGAACGCCGGAAAAACAGTGACGGTGCGCGCGGAGCTCGCCCGGCTTCGACGAATCGTCGGTTATCGCCTCTCGTCGGATCCGTACCGTCTGGACAGCCGAATCCGCACCGATTTCCAGCAACTGGAAGCAGACGTCGCGAAGGGCTCTGTGGGCGATCTACGGAGCAGATATCCAGGCCCGCTGCTACCGGGATCACAGGCCCCCGGCGTTCGGCGGATACGGCAGCGACTCCACAACCGGCTGATGCCCGATCGTCCGGCGAACTAG
- a CDS encoding alpha/beta fold hydrolase yields the protein MPYLELPDGVPMYYEDHGAGRPVVLIHGWTMNTTFWAQNVPALSEGNRVINVDLRGHGASGKTDDGHTLAQYARDIRSLLQHLSLEDVSLVGWSMGTAVILAYIQQFGCAQLRSVTFVDQSPRFLDSPGWEFPLQGGYSQSDLAVFVQAVKHARPSVIKPFIAACFAETPPDEVIDAVYAETTKMSTSAACAIWYDMAFADFRSVLSEVTVPALLIYGARSKIFPGPLEEWLAGQLPAAKAVRFEHSGHVPFFEEPERFNEVLSDFL from the coding sequence ATGCCTTACCTGGAACTGCCTGATGGTGTGCCGATGTACTACGAGGATCACGGCGCCGGTCGTCCCGTCGTACTTATTCACGGCTGGACGATGAACACCACCTTCTGGGCACAGAACGTGCCTGCGTTGTCGGAGGGGAATCGGGTGATCAATGTCGATCTCCGTGGGCACGGCGCCTCCGGGAAGACCGACGACGGCCACACCCTGGCGCAGTACGCGCGTGACATCCGTAGCCTGCTCCAGCATCTCTCGCTCGAGGACGTGTCCCTGGTGGGCTGGTCGATGGGCACCGCGGTGATACTCGCCTACATTCAACAATTCGGGTGTGCGCAGCTGCGGTCGGTGACCTTCGTAGATCAGTCACCGCGTTTCCTCGACTCGCCGGGTTGGGAGTTCCCGCTGCAAGGTGGCTACTCCCAGAGCGACCTCGCCGTGTTCGTGCAGGCGGTGAAGCACGCCCGCCCGTCGGTGATCAAGCCGTTCATAGCCGCCTGCTTCGCCGAAACACCGCCCGACGAGGTGATCGATGCCGTGTATGCGGAGACGACGAAGATGTCGACGTCGGCGGCATGTGCCATTTGGTACGACATGGCATTCGCGGACTTCCGGTCGGTCCTGTCCGAGGTGACCGTGCCCGCACTGCTGATCTATGGCGCGCGCAGCAAAATCTTCCCCGGTCCACTCGAAGAATGGCTCGCAGGGCAACTTCCGGCTGCGAAGGCGGTGCGGTTCGAGCACAGCGGTCATGTGCCGTTCTTCGAGGAACCGGAGCGCTTCAACGAAGTTCTCTCCGATTTCCTTTGA
- a CDS encoding DNA-directed RNA polymerase subunit beta yields the protein MDHIPFGDSPVSRCVFYRRVCDLPATIDPPSLGRIIMKATHVWALTMPAPLGQSVKHDMGRRGAAIGPILSHPRSNRWTFLIRPDVPDDVPLFADLFRHNASVIRDGGTVALPSPTIQSGAIRQWIEPPRDTFRPSGLLVIESVRACVGPGRARAVSHV from the coding sequence ATGGACCACATACCGTTCGGGGATTCTCCGGTATCCCGTTGCGTCTTCTATCGGCGGGTATGCGATCTGCCCGCGACCATCGATCCGCCGAGCCTGGGGCGCATCATCATGAAAGCCACACACGTCTGGGCACTGACGATGCCCGCACCACTGGGCCAGTCGGTCAAACACGACATGGGTCGACGCGGAGCCGCTATCGGTCCGATCCTGTCGCATCCCCGGTCGAACCGGTGGACCTTCTTGATCCGACCCGACGTACCCGACGATGTGCCGCTGTTCGCTGATCTGTTCCGCCACAACGCATCTGTGATCCGGGACGGAGGCACCGTGGCGTTGCCGTCACCGACTATCCAATCCGGAGCCATCAGGCAATGGATCGAACCACCACGCGACACTTTCCGGCCCTCCGGCCTCCTGGTCATCGAGTCCGTTCGCGCATGCGTGGGACCGGGCCGGGCTCGGGCGGTGTCGCATGTCTGA